From Cyclopterus lumpus isolate fCycLum1 chromosome 2, fCycLum1.pri, whole genome shotgun sequence, a single genomic window includes:
- the LOC117742333 gene encoding gamma-aminobutyric acid receptor subunit beta-3-like isoform X4 yields MYFQQYWRDKRLAYIGIPLNLTLDNRVADQLWVPDTYFLNDKKSFVHGVTVKNRMIRLHPDGTVLYGLRITTTAACMMDLRRYPLDEQNCTLEIESYGYTTDDIEFYWKGGESAVTGVTRIELPQFSIVDYKLVSRNVVFSTGAYPRLSLSFKLKRNIGYFILQTYMPSILITILSWVSFWINYDASAARVALGITTVLTMTTINTHLRETLPKIPYVKAIDMYLMGCFVMVFLALLEYAFVNYIFFGRGPQMQKKLAEKAEKANNERAAKYDAAEPHGHGNILLTTLEIHNEVGGGEITTSLADIRNSQSMVQLDSTASSHIQYRKQSGGIGPRSTSRHSLDRAAQMKRSRLRRRSSQLKIKIPDLTDVNAIDRWSRIIFPSVFSMFNLIYWLYYV; encoded by the exons ATGTATTTCCAACAGTACTGGAGGGACAAGCGTCTCGCCTACATAGGAATCCCCCTCAACTTGACCCTGGATAACAGGGTTGCTGACCAGCTCTGGGTCCCCGACACCTACTTCCTCAACGACAAGAAGTCTTTCGTCCACGGAGTCACTGTCAAAAACCGAATGATCCGCCTGCACCCAGACGGGACCGTTCTCTACGGCCTCAG GATAACTACAACAGCAGCATGTATGATGGATCTCAGAAGGTATCCGCTGGACGAACAGAACTGCACTCTGGAGATAGAGAGCT ATGGCTACACCACAGACGACATCGAGTTCTACTGGAAAGGAGGCGAGTCGGCTGTAACCGGGGTGACGCGGATCGAGTTGCCTCAGTTCTCCATTGTCGATTACAAGTTGGTGTCCAGAAACGTAGTCTTTTCCACAG GTGCCTACCCTCGACTGTCTCTAAGCTTCAAGCTAAAGAGGAACATCGGCTACTTCATCCTGCAGACGTACATGCCATCGATCCTGATTACCATCCTCTCCTGGGTCTCCTTCTGGATAAACTATGACGCGTCAGCAGCCAGAGTGGCTCTAG GGATCACCACGGTGCTGACAATGACCACGATCAACACCCACTTGAGGGAGACGCTGCCCAAGATCCCGTACGTCAAGGCCATCGACATGTACCTGATGGGCTGCTTCGTCATGGTCTTCCTGGCCCTGCTGGAGTACGCCTTCGTCAACTACATCTTCTTCGGGAGGGGCCCCCAGATGCAAAAGAAGCTGGCGGAGAAGGCGGAGAAGGCCAACAATGAGAGGGCAGCCAAATACGACGCC GCGGAACCGCACGGCCACGGAAACATCCTGCTGACCACCCTGGAGATCCACAACGAGGTGGGGGGAGGCGAGATCACTACCAGCTTGGCGGACATCAGGAACTCTCAGTCCATGGTGCAGCTGGACAGCACGGCCTCGTCGCACATCCAGTACCGCAAGCAGAGCGGCGGGATCGGCCCGCGCTCCACCAGCCGGCACTCCCTGGACCGGGCCGCCCAGATGAAGCGCAGCCGCCTGCGGAGGCGGTCCTCGCAGCTCAAAATCAAAATCCCCGACCTGACGGATGTGAACGCCATCGACCGCTGGTCACGGATCATCTTCCCTTCGGTGTTCTCAATGTTCAACCTCATCTACTGGCTCTACTATGTCTGA
- the LOC117742333 gene encoding gamma-aminobutyric acid receptor subunit beta-3-like isoform X3: protein MYFQQYWRDKRLAYIGIPLNLTLDNRVADQLWVPDTYFLNDKKSFVHGVTVKNRMIRLHPDGTVLYGLRITTTAACMMDLRRYPLDEQNCTLEIESYGYTTDDIEFYWKGGESAVTGVTRIELPQFSIVDYKLVSRNVVFSTGAYPRLSLSFKLKRNIGYFILQTYMPSILITILSWVSFWINYDASAARVALGITTVLTMTTINTHLRETLPKIPYVKAIDMYLMGCFVMVFLALLEYAFVNYIFFGRGPQMQKKLAEKAEKANNERAAKYDAARAEPHGHGNILLTTLEIHNEVGGGEITTSLADIRNSQSMVQLDSTASSHIQYRKQSGGIGPRSTSRHSLDRAAQMKRSRLRRRSSQLKIKIPDLTDVNAIDRWSRIIFPSVFSMFNLIYWLYYV from the exons ATGTATTTCCAACAGTACTGGAGGGACAAGCGTCTCGCCTACATAGGAATCCCCCTCAACTTGACCCTGGATAACAGGGTTGCTGACCAGCTCTGGGTCCCCGACACCTACTTCCTCAACGACAAGAAGTCTTTCGTCCACGGAGTCACTGTCAAAAACCGAATGATCCGCCTGCACCCAGACGGGACCGTTCTCTACGGCCTCAG GATAACTACAACAGCAGCATGTATGATGGATCTCAGAAGGTATCCGCTGGACGAACAGAACTGCACTCTGGAGATAGAGAGCT ATGGCTACACCACAGACGACATCGAGTTCTACTGGAAAGGAGGCGAGTCGGCTGTAACCGGGGTGACGCGGATCGAGTTGCCTCAGTTCTCCATTGTCGATTACAAGTTGGTGTCCAGAAACGTAGTCTTTTCCACAG GTGCCTACCCTCGACTGTCTCTAAGCTTCAAGCTAAAGAGGAACATCGGCTACTTCATCCTGCAGACGTACATGCCATCGATCCTGATTACCATCCTCTCCTGGGTCTCCTTCTGGATAAACTATGACGCGTCAGCAGCCAGAGTGGCTCTAG GGATCACCACGGTGCTGACAATGACCACGATCAACACCCACTTGAGGGAGACGCTGCCCAAGATCCCGTACGTCAAGGCCATCGACATGTACCTGATGGGCTGCTTCGTCATGGTCTTCCTGGCCCTGCTGGAGTACGCCTTCGTCAACTACATCTTCTTCGGGAGGGGCCCCCAGATGCAAAAGAAGCTGGCGGAGAAGGCGGAGAAGGCCAACAATGAGAGGGCAGCCAAATACGACGCCGCGAGG GCGGAACCGCACGGCCACGGAAACATCCTGCTGACCACCCTGGAGATCCACAACGAGGTGGGGGGAGGCGAGATCACTACCAGCTTGGCGGACATCAGGAACTCTCAGTCCATGGTGCAGCTGGACAGCACGGCCTCGTCGCACATCCAGTACCGCAAGCAGAGCGGCGGGATCGGCCCGCGCTCCACCAGCCGGCACTCCCTGGACCGGGCCGCCCAGATGAAGCGCAGCCGCCTGCGGAGGCGGTCCTCGCAGCTCAAAATCAAAATCCCCGACCTGACGGATGTGAACGCCATCGACCGCTGGTCACGGATCATCTTCCCTTCGGTGTTCTCAATGTTCAACCTCATCTACTGGCTCTACTATGTCTGA
- the LOC117742333 gene encoding gamma-aminobutyric acid receptor subunit beta-3-like isoform X2, with protein MYFQQYWRDKRLAYIGIPLNLTLDNRVADQLWVPDTYFLNDKKSFVHGVTVKNRMIRLHPDGTVLYGLRITTTAACMMDLRRYPLDEQNCTLEIESYGYTTDDIEFYWKGGESAVTGVTRIELPQFSIVDYKLVSRNVVFSTGAYPRLSLSFKLKRNIGYFILQTYMPSILITILSWVSFWINYDASAARVALGITTVLTMTTINTHLRETLPKIPYVKAIDMYLMGCFVMVFLALLEYAFVNYIFFGRGPQMQKKLAEKAEKANNERAAKYDAEPHGHGNILLTTLEIHNEVGGGEITTSLADIRNSQSMVQLDSTASSHIQYRKQSGGIGPRSTSRHSLDRAAQMKRSRLRRRSSQLKIKIPDLTDVNAIDRWSRIIFPSVFSMFNLIYWLYYV; from the exons ATGTATTTCCAACAGTACTGGAGGGACAAGCGTCTCGCCTACATAGGAATCCCCCTCAACTTGACCCTGGATAACAGGGTTGCTGACCAGCTCTGGGTCCCCGACACCTACTTCCTCAACGACAAGAAGTCTTTCGTCCACGGAGTCACTGTCAAAAACCGAATGATCCGCCTGCACCCAGACGGGACCGTTCTCTACGGCCTCAG GATAACTACAACAGCAGCATGTATGATGGATCTCAGAAGGTATCCGCTGGACGAACAGAACTGCACTCTGGAGATAGAGAGCT ATGGCTACACCACAGACGACATCGAGTTCTACTGGAAAGGAGGCGAGTCGGCTGTAACCGGGGTGACGCGGATCGAGTTGCCTCAGTTCTCCATTGTCGATTACAAGTTGGTGTCCAGAAACGTAGTCTTTTCCACAG GTGCCTACCCTCGACTGTCTCTAAGCTTCAAGCTAAAGAGGAACATCGGCTACTTCATCCTGCAGACGTACATGCCATCGATCCTGATTACCATCCTCTCCTGGGTCTCCTTCTGGATAAACTATGACGCGTCAGCAGCCAGAGTGGCTCTAG GGATCACCACGGTGCTGACAATGACCACGATCAACACCCACTTGAGGGAGACGCTGCCCAAGATCCCGTACGTCAAGGCCATCGACATGTACCTGATGGGCTGCTTCGTCATGGTCTTCCTGGCCCTGCTGGAGTACGCCTTCGTCAACTACATCTTCTTCGGGAGGGGCCCCCAGATGCAAAAGAAGCTGGCGGAGAAGGCGGAGAAGGCCAACAATGAGAGGGCAGCCAAATACGAC GCGGAACCGCACGGCCACGGAAACATCCTGCTGACCACCCTGGAGATCCACAACGAGGTGGGGGGAGGCGAGATCACTACCAGCTTGGCGGACATCAGGAACTCTCAGTCCATGGTGCAGCTGGACAGCACGGCCTCGTCGCACATCCAGTACCGCAAGCAGAGCGGCGGGATCGGCCCGCGCTCCACCAGCCGGCACTCCCTGGACCGGGCCGCCCAGATGAAGCGCAGCCGCCTGCGGAGGCGGTCCTCGCAGCTCAAAATCAAAATCCCCGACCTGACGGATGTGAACGCCATCGACCGCTGGTCACGGATCATCTTCCCTTCGGTGTTCTCAATGTTCAACCTCATCTACTGGCTCTACTATGTCTGA
- the LOC117742333 gene encoding gamma-aminobutyric acid receptor subunit beta-3-like isoform X1, whose product MYFQQYWRDKRLAYIGIPLNLTLDNRVADQLWVPDTYFLNDKKSFVHGVTVKNRMIRLHPDGTVLYGLRITTTAACMMDLRRYPLDEQNCTLEIESYGYTTDDIEFYWKGGESAVTGVTRIELPQFSIVDYKLVSRNVVFSTGAYPRLSLSFKLKRNIGYFILQTYMPSILITILSWVSFWINYDASAARVALGITTVLTMTTINTHLRETLPKIPYVKAIDMYLMGCFVMVFLALLEYAFVNYIFFGRGPQMQKKLAEKAEKANNERLLRSSGRSVVNSFFLISLSIQAEPHGHGNILLTTLEIHNEVGGGEITTSLADIRNSQSMVQLDSTASSHIQYRKQSGGIGPRSTSRHSLDRAAQMKRSRLRRRSSQLKIKIPDLTDVNAIDRWSRIIFPSVFSMFNLIYWLYYV is encoded by the exons ATGTATTTCCAACAGTACTGGAGGGACAAGCGTCTCGCCTACATAGGAATCCCCCTCAACTTGACCCTGGATAACAGGGTTGCTGACCAGCTCTGGGTCCCCGACACCTACTTCCTCAACGACAAGAAGTCTTTCGTCCACGGAGTCACTGTCAAAAACCGAATGATCCGCCTGCACCCAGACGGGACCGTTCTCTACGGCCTCAG GATAACTACAACAGCAGCATGTATGATGGATCTCAGAAGGTATCCGCTGGACGAACAGAACTGCACTCTGGAGATAGAGAGCT ATGGCTACACCACAGACGACATCGAGTTCTACTGGAAAGGAGGCGAGTCGGCTGTAACCGGGGTGACGCGGATCGAGTTGCCTCAGTTCTCCATTGTCGATTACAAGTTGGTGTCCAGAAACGTAGTCTTTTCCACAG GTGCCTACCCTCGACTGTCTCTAAGCTTCAAGCTAAAGAGGAACATCGGCTACTTCATCCTGCAGACGTACATGCCATCGATCCTGATTACCATCCTCTCCTGGGTCTCCTTCTGGATAAACTATGACGCGTCAGCAGCCAGAGTGGCTCTAG GGATCACCACGGTGCTGACAATGACCACGATCAACACCCACTTGAGGGAGACGCTGCCCAAGATCCCGTACGTCAAGGCCATCGACATGTACCTGATGGGCTGCTTCGTCATGGTCTTCCTGGCCCTGCTGGAGTACGCCTTCGTCAACTACATCTTCTTCGGGAGGGGCCCCCAGATGCAAAAGAAGCTGGCGGAGAAGGCGGAGAAGGCCAACAATGAGAGG CTGCTCCGTTCATCCGGACGCAGCGTTGTTAATTCGTTTTTCCTCATTTCGTTATCCATCCAGGCGGAACCGCACGGCCACGGAAACATCCTGCTGACCACCCTGGAGATCCACAACGAGGTGGGGGGAGGCGAGATCACTACCAGCTTGGCGGACATCAGGAACTCTCAGTCCATGGTGCAGCTGGACAGCACGGCCTCGTCGCACATCCAGTACCGCAAGCAGAGCGGCGGGATCGGCCCGCGCTCCACCAGCCGGCACTCCCTGGACCGGGCCGCCCAGATGAAGCGCAGCCGCCTGCGGAGGCGGTCCTCGCAGCTCAAAATCAAAATCCCCGACCTGACGGATGTGAACGCCATCGACCGCTGGTCACGGATCATCTTCCCTTCGGTGTTCTCAATGTTCAACCTCATCTACTGGCTCTACTATGTCTGA